In Agelaius phoeniceus isolate bAgePho1 chromosome 18, bAgePho1.hap1, whole genome shotgun sequence, one genomic interval encodes:
- the PSMD9 gene encoding 26S proteasome non-ATPase regulatory subunit 9 isoform X1, with protein MAPPQQRDPVTVTPLCPPMPAPQRCAAEAVTQLCHPVIAAAVSPPCPRLSPPHGPAGPAPGPAPRPSRLPSGRGHGGARRGPPRHRQRCAAAGAAQGRDRGPDQGVLRAPGGAKGRRDARAAGGRRGLPPLGHRPVPSLQNDHKAVMKQVEEALHKLHAREKEKHAKDEAEALAEAMSQSQSLPRAFAKVNSVSPGSPASVSGLQVDDEIVEFGSVNANNFQNLQNIATVVQHSEGRPLSVTVIRGGRRVHVGLTPKRWAGKGLLGCNIIPLQR; from the exons ATGGCACCACCACAGCAGCGTGACCCGGTGACGGTGACGCCGCTGTGCCCCCCCATGCCAGCGCCACAGCGGTGTGCCGCAGAGGCAGTGACGCAGCTGTGTCACCCCGTTATTGCCGCCGCCGtgtccccgccgtgtccccgccTGTCACCCCCTCACGGCCCcgctggccccgcccccggccccgccccgcgcccgtcCCGGCTCCCGTCCGGCCGCGGCCATGGCGGAGCCCGGCGGGGGCCGCCCCGTCACCGTCAGCGATGTGCAGCAGCTGGTGCGGCGCAAGGACGAGATCGAGGCCCAGATCAAGGCGTGCTACGAGCTCCTGGAGGGG CAAAAGGGCGTCGGGATGCACGAGCCGCTGGTGGACGCCGAGGGCTTCCCCCGCTCGGACATCGACCTGTACCAA GTTTGCAGAATGACCACAAGGCAGTGATGAAGCAGGTGGAGGAAGCTCTGCACAAGCTGCACGCCCGGGAGAAGGAGAAACATGCCAAGGATGAGGCGGAGGCCTTGGCCGAGGCCatgagccagagccagagcctgccCCGGGCCTTTGCCAAAGTGAACTCCGTGAGCCCCGGCTCTCCCGCCAGCGTCTCG GGACTTCAAGTTGATGATGAGATTGTGGAGTTTGGATCTGTCAATGCAAACAACTTCCAGAACCTGCAGAACATTGCCACAGTGGTGCAGCACAGTGAGGGG aGACCCCTGAGTGTGACTGTGATCCGTGGGGGCAGAAGGGTGCACGTGGGGCTGACTCCAAAGCGCTGGGCCGGGAAGGGCCTCCTGGG ctgcaaTATCATTCCTTTACAAAGATGA
- the CFAP251 gene encoding cilia- and flagella-associated protein 251, whose protein sequence is MSQDRQTAQEADVQPDEAALAAAREKKGASEENEESPFCPRSSPLGYREKHTRHKGSASMVWAAMPGMLFRKNRDSSFYPLDLSWVFGYNSSLAVHSLMDGEDRVLLYVSSHTVVIHDILQNRQSHLQGHTNVISCLCVSEDKRWVATADQGPDAMIIVWDSYSGVPVRTIFQSHSEDGVCAIAISQDAKYLVTISAAAVQKVCVWRWTLPTGEPTCSTELSPEFGYQDYVIFNPQNPHEFVSNSKTQVIFYLWDDSGLQYGTPFLSNQTFKCLVGQFSQSVFHFNNTQALTGTSAGKLVVWDMHDPRTLPEELLPKPHGVTATKVVAMQEESLTVLQVLDSCIVTGDVKGQVKFYDGQLRLLTIYSHDTVGPIQSISFSTILRDAPSALPGSSQPFLTRNFILSTSDATMFHVATDSTNFGRIMTEAKKAVNAIACHPQEPLVAVGSHCGLLKVWEYKQTQYLVSRIFTEAGIQCLSYDPEGHLLAAGFTDGSVYILDAISLQSICEEFQCSQGPVTHISFSHDSKYLATADETYSVTVYKRVLQNGSRCWEHLAGLVSHYKPIRGILFGVHPDSNEPRLLSLGEDRQLVEYDLNSSIKDHLVVTHRDRLEQVAVPLCLTWYPQLSTESFFLTANNCYKMKLYNTTTKMCRKTLLGPTYGSPLEKIQILPRTSSADPQQHYLVYITKDKVGLQMLPVDGNPHKSSAFICHPDGAADFAVSHDGRYVFTAGGKERTFMKWKVNLHALDAAAFLGGEDLIPFYNLLDGGREGKFFRELEDYFYYVQLCSQGIKTLETRQVSTHIPLEEIPSVMRAIGFYPSEEEIEEMINEVKFSKYADTGEEVTKINLDDFIKLYINHRPALGLSMKTIQRAFQVLGYDNKKGDKVIDRGDFLSLLQCRGEQMTEDELAECLITLLGKRPRKEGSELDTHPPTGAAALTEEDIPAEITAEIFVADILGLPIAEPEKKEQKKKEESLTYKGPES, encoded by the exons ATGTCCCAGGACAGACAGACGGCTCAGGAGGCGGATGTGCAGCCTGATGAG GCTGCCcttgctgctgccagggagaaGAAAGGAGCATCAGAGGAAAATGAAGAGTCACCATTCTGTCCCCGGTCATCTCCTTTAG GCTACAGGGAGAAGCACACACGGCACAAAGGCTCTGCCAGCATGGTGTGGGCAGCCATGCCAGGGATGCTGTTCCGGAAGAACAGGGACAGCAGCTTCTACCCCCTT GACCTGTCCTGGGTGTTTGGCTACaacagcagcctggctgtgcacagcctgATGGACGGAGAGGACCGGGTGCTCCTGTATGTCTCCTCCCACACAGTGGTCATCCACGAcatcctgcagaacaggcaGTCCCACCTGCAG ggccaCACGAATGTCATCTCCTGCCTGTGTGTGAGTGAAGACAAACGCTGGGTTGCAACTGCTGACCAAGGGCCAGATGCTATGATCATCGTGTGGGACTCCTACTCTGG GGTTCCCGTGCGCACCATCTTCCAGAGCCACTCGGAGGACGGGGTCTGTGCCATTGCCATTTCCCAGGATGCCAAGTATTTGGTGACCAttagtgctgctgctgtgcag AAAGTTTGTGTTTGGAGATGGACTTTGCCCACAGGGGAGCCCAcgtgcagcacagagctgagccctgagTTTGGCTATCAG GATTATGTCATTTTTAACCCTCAAAATCCCCATGAGTTTGTCAGCAACAGCAAAACCCAGGTGATATTTTACCTGTGG GATGATTCTGGTTTGCAGTATGGGACACCATTCCTGAGCAACCAg ACCTTCAAGTGCCTGGTGGGACAGTTCAGCCAGTCAGTTTTCCATTTTAACAACACCCAAGCTCTGACGGGCACGTCGGCCGGGAAGCTGGTGGTGTGGGACATGCACGATCCCCGCACCCTCcccgaggagctgctgcccaaaCCCCACGGAGTGACAGCCACCAAGGTGGTGGCAATGCAGGAGGAGAGTCTTACCGTGCTCCAGGTGTTGGACAG ctgtATAGTCACAGGTGATGTGAAAGGGCAGGTGAAATTCTACGATGGGCAGCTGCGGCTCCTCACCATCTACAGCCATGACACAGTGGGTCCCATCCAGTCCATCTCCTTCTCCACAATCCTTCGTGATGCTCCCAGCGccctcccaggcagcagccagcctttcctcaccaG GAACTTTATCCTTTCAACCTCTGATGCAACCATGTTCCATGTTGCAACAGACAGCACAAACTTTGGAAGAATCATGACAGAGGCAAAGAAAGCTGTGAATGCCATTGCCTGCCACCctcaggagccactggtggctGTGGGGAGTCACTGTGGGCTGCTGAAGGTGTGGGAATACAAGCAGACCCAGTACCTCGTCAGCAGGATATTCACTGAGGCTGGCATCCAGTGCTTATCCTATGATCCTGAAG GTCATTTGCTGGCCGCTGGTTTTACTGATGGAAGCGTTTACATCCTTGATGCAATTTCCCTTCAGTCCATCTGCGAGGAATTCCAGTGCTCGCAAGGTCCCGTGACTCACATCAGCTTCTCTCACGATTCCAAGTACCTCGCAACCGCT GATGAGACTTATTCAGTGACTGTTTACAAGAGAGTCCTGCAGAATGGGAGCAGATGCTGGGAACACCTGGCAGGGCTGGTCTCCCACTACAAACCCATCCGGGGCATCCTCTTTGGGGTCCACCCAGACAGCAACGAGCCCAGGCTCCTGAGCCTCGGCGAGGACCGGCAGCTG GTTGAATATGACCTGAACAGCAGCATCAAGGACCACTTGGTggtcacacacagggacaggctggagcaggtTGCCGTGCCCCTGTGCTTGACCTGGTACCCACAGCTCAGCACCGAGTCCTTTTTCCTCACTGCCAACAACTGCTACAAAATGAAGCTCTACAACACAACAACCAAAATGTGCAG AAAGACCCTTTTGGGACCAACCTATGGCTCCCCCTTGGAGAAGATACAAATCCTCCCTAGGACAAGCTCTGCAGACCCCCAGCAACACTACCTGGTGTACATTACAAAGGACAAG GTGGGTTTGCAGATGCTGCCTGTTGATGGCAACCCCCACAAGTCCTCGGCCTTCATTTGCCACCCTGATGGTGCCGCTGACTTTGCCGTCTCCCACGACGGCCGTTACGTCTTCACAGCCGGGGGCAAGGAGCGCACGTTCATGAAGTGGAAGGTCAACCTCCA TGCCTtggatgctgctgctttcctgggtGGGGAGGACCTGATCCCATTCTACAACCTCCTGGATGGCGGCAGAGAAGGCAAATTCTTCAGG GAACTGGAGGACTATTTTTACTACGTACAGCTGTGCAGCCAAGGTATCAAAACACTGGAGACCAGACAGGTGTCAACACATATTCCCTTGGAGGAAATTCCTTCTGTAATGAGAGCAATAGGATTTTATCCATCAGAGGAAGAG ATTGAAGAAATGATAAATGAAGTAAAATTCAGCAAGTATGCAGATACCGGAGAAGAAGTGACAAAAATCAATTTAGATGATTTTATCAAACTTTATATAAATCATCGACCTGCACTTGGCTTGTCAATGAAAACCATACAACGAGCATTTCAGGTTCTTGGTTATGATAACAAGAAGGGAGACAAAGTTATTGACAGAGGAGACTTCCTGTCACTGCTTCAGTGCAGAG GGGAGCAGATGACAGAGGATGAGCTGGCTGAGTGTCTGATCACCCTGCTGGGCAAGAGACCCAGGAAAGAAGGATCTGAGCTGGACACCCACCCTCCCACAG GTGCAGCAGCTTTGACTGAAGAAGACATTCCAGCAGAAATCACAGCAGAGATATTTGTTGCAGACATTCTTGGCTTACCTATTGCTgagccagaaaaaaaagaacagaagaaaaaagaagaatctTTGACCTACAAAGGCCCAGAATCATAG
- the PSMD9 gene encoding 26S proteasome non-ATPase regulatory subunit 9 isoform X2: MAEPGGGRPVTVSDVQQLVRRKDEIEAQIKACYELLEGQKGVGMHEPLVDAEGFPRSDIDLYQVRTARHNIICLQNDHKAVMKQVEEALHKLHAREKEKHAKDEAEALAEAMSQSQSLPRAFAKVNSVSPGSPASVSGLQVDDEIVEFGSVNANNFQNLQNIATVVQHSEGRPLSVTVIRGGRRVHVGLTPKRWAGKGLLGCNIIPLQR; the protein is encoded by the exons ATGGCGGAGCCCGGCGGGGGCCGCCCCGTCACCGTCAGCGATGTGCAGCAGCTGGTGCGGCGCAAGGACGAGATCGAGGCCCAGATCAAGGCGTGCTACGAGCTCCTGGAGGGG CAAAAGGGCGTCGGGATGCACGAGCCGCTGGTGGACGCCGAGGGCTTCCCCCGCTCGGACATCGACCTGTACCAAGTGCGCACAGCCCGGCACAACATCATCT GTTTGCAGAATGACCACAAGGCAGTGATGAAGCAGGTGGAGGAAGCTCTGCACAAGCTGCACGCCCGGGAGAAGGAGAAACATGCCAAGGATGAGGCGGAGGCCTTGGCCGAGGCCatgagccagagccagagcctgccCCGGGCCTTTGCCAAAGTGAACTCCGTGAGCCCCGGCTCTCCCGCCAGCGTCTCG GGACTTCAAGTTGATGATGAGATTGTGGAGTTTGGATCTGTCAATGCAAACAACTTCCAGAACCTGCAGAACATTGCCACAGTGGTGCAGCACAGTGAGGGG aGACCCCTGAGTGTGACTGTGATCCGTGGGGGCAGAAGGGTGCACGTGGGGCTGACTCCAAAGCGCTGGGCCGGGAAGGGCCTCCTGGG ctgcaaTATCATTCCTTTACAAAGATGA